In one window of Mesorhizobium sp. B2-1-1 DNA:
- a CDS encoding ATP-binding cassette domain-containing protein → MADRAALTIRDLVIAPDASPIMQAVAAGEIVGLAGLDGHGQELFLEMLAGLVAPLGGSITLDLPGASRAITGFRKAVSSGIAYLPRGRAKGIFPTQSVLDNFAVSTLSRDTRLGLISPAARKARYEAYRERLSISAPRPDAPITTLSGGNQQKVLLARALALDPAMLLLNDPTRGVDVATRHVLYDVFRGLASDGMGLVILSSEIEEILLLCHRVLVFRENEVVAEIAGQAMTTGNVIAAMFGRAA, encoded by the coding sequence ATGGCTGATCGCGCCGCCCTCACTATCCGCGACCTCGTCATCGCACCGGACGCCAGCCCGATCATGCAGGCGGTCGCCGCCGGCGAGATCGTTGGGCTCGCCGGCCTGGATGGCCACGGCCAGGAGCTTTTCCTCGAGATGCTCGCCGGCCTAGTCGCGCCGCTTGGCGGTTCGATAACCCTCGATCTGCCCGGCGCATCCCGCGCCATCACCGGCTTCCGCAAGGCCGTATCGAGCGGCATCGCCTATCTTCCGCGCGGGCGTGCCAAAGGCATTTTCCCGACGCAATCGGTGCTCGACAATTTCGCCGTCTCGACGCTGTCTCGCGATACCCGCCTCGGCCTGATCAGCCCGGCGGCGCGCAAGGCGCGCTACGAGGCCTATCGCGAAAGGCTGTCGATATCGGCGCCTCGGCCCGACGCGCCGATCACCACCCTGTCCGGCGGCAACCAGCAGAAGGTGCTGTTGGCGCGGGCCCTGGCGCTGGACCCCGCAATGTTGCTTCTCAACGACCCGACGCGCGGCGTCGACGTAGCGACCCGGCATGTTCTCTACGACGTCTTTCGCGGGCTGGCTTCCGACGGCATGGGGCTCGTCATCCTGTCCAGCGAGATCGAGGAGATCCTTCTTCTCTGCCATCGCGTGCTGGTGTTCCGCGAAAATGAAGTCGTGGCGGAAATCGCCGGCCAGGCGATGACCACCGGGAACGTGATCGCAGCCATGTTCGGACGCGCGGCATGA
- a CDS encoding amidohydrolase family protein — MIIDTHLHLIDRSALRYPWLAGVPALNRDFSYEEYGVEAQRVGVERVLHMEVDVDPADIEAETERVEGLSRQAGSMLAGAIAACRPEEANFAAYLERQRAKPFVKGFRRVLHVMPDELSEGALFRDSIRRLGGTGLTFDLVVLPHQIPKAIALADLAPDVQFVLDHCGVPDIKGNGEHPWREHMSEIARRPNVVAKISGVVAYADPGSWTVETLRPYVEHTIGSFGWDRVVWGSDWPVCTLGGGLSTWVAATHALLAGCSVAERDKLLSANARKLWRL; from the coding sequence ATGATCATCGACACCCACCTGCACCTCATCGACCGCTCGGCCTTGCGCTACCCGTGGCTTGCCGGCGTGCCCGCTCTCAACCGCGACTTCTCCTACGAGGAGTACGGCGTGGAAGCTCAACGTGTCGGCGTCGAGCGTGTGCTGCATATGGAGGTCGATGTCGACCCTGCCGATATCGAGGCCGAGACCGAACGTGTCGAAGGCCTGTCGAGACAGGCCGGCAGCATGCTGGCCGGGGCGATCGCCGCCTGCCGTCCGGAAGAGGCCAATTTTGCGGCCTATCTCGAGCGCCAGCGAGCAAAGCCGTTCGTCAAGGGTTTTCGCCGCGTCCTCCACGTCATGCCCGATGAACTCTCGGAAGGCGCGCTATTCCGGGACAGCATCCGGCGGCTCGGCGGCACCGGGCTCACCTTCGATCTCGTCGTGCTACCGCATCAGATTCCCAAGGCGATCGCGCTCGCCGATCTGGCGCCCGACGTCCAGTTCGTGCTCGACCATTGCGGCGTCCCCGACATCAAGGGCAATGGCGAGCATCCGTGGCGCGAACACATGAGCGAAATCGCGCGGCGTCCCAACGTCGTGGCCAAGATTTCCGGCGTCGTCGCCTATGCCGATCCCGGCAGTTGGACGGTCGAGACGCTGCGGCCCTATGTCGAACACACGATCGGTTCGTTCGGCTGGGACCGCGTCGTCTGGGGCAGCGACTGGCCGGTCTGCACGCTAGGCGGCGGTCTGTCGACCTGGGTGGCGGCGACCCATGCGTTGCTTGCGGGTTGCAGTGTTGCGGAACGCGACAAGCTCTTGTCGGCGAACGCCCGCAAGCTCTGGCGGCTTTAA
- a CDS encoding IclR family transcriptional regulator encodes MDDSEDERYRAPALDKGLDILELLAGVDGGLTQAEIAKKLDRSPNEFYRMLDRLVRRGYVTRLDGDRYSLTLKLFGLAQLHAPVRRLVSYATPLMRELAETSQQANQLVVFDRGSAVVIGQQEAPNYWGISIRVGAHISLFDTGSGHVLLAFRSQEERQMMISEHVRSTDNTAQPPEFFARLDQIRERGYEMMASMQTAGVYNLSAPVRGSDGKAIAALSIPYITVVNAPSAPDMTRTIELLLATCEKLSRLAGSAVGSSV; translated from the coding sequence ATGGATGATAGCGAAGACGAGCGGTATCGCGCGCCTGCGCTCGACAAGGGGCTCGACATCCTGGAACTGCTGGCCGGCGTCGACGGCGGCCTGACGCAGGCGGAAATCGCCAAGAAGCTCGACCGCAGCCCCAACGAGTTCTACCGCATGCTGGACCGGCTGGTGCGACGCGGTTATGTCACGCGGCTCGACGGTGACCGCTATTCACTGACGCTCAAGCTGTTCGGCCTGGCGCAACTGCACGCGCCGGTGCGGCGGCTGGTTTCCTATGCGACGCCGTTGATGCGGGAGCTGGCGGAGACGTCGCAGCAGGCCAACCAACTCGTTGTTTTTGATCGCGGTTCCGCCGTGGTCATCGGCCAGCAGGAGGCGCCGAACTACTGGGGCATCTCGATCCGGGTCGGCGCCCACATCAGCCTGTTCGACACCGGTTCGGGACATGTGCTGCTCGCTTTCCGTTCGCAGGAGGAGCGCCAGATGATGATCTCCGAACATGTCCGCAGCACCGACAATACGGCGCAGCCGCCCGAGTTCTTTGCCCGTCTCGACCAGATCAGGGAACGGGGATATGAGATGATGGCCTCGATGCAGACTGCCGGCGTCTACAATCTGTCGGCACCGGTGCGCGGCTCCGACGGCAAGGCGATCGCGGCGCTTTCGATTCCTTACATCACCGTCGTCAACGCACCGTCCGCGCCGGACATGACCCGCACCATCGAACTGCTGCTGGCCACATGTGAAAAGCTGTCGCGTCTGGCCGGGTCGGCCGTCGGTTCATCGGTGTAA
- a CDS encoding ABC transporter permease: protein MAGRNLFATTNARVVGAFCVAALLHLAGIILIPGYSSPFAVRAMLVLASLLAVASIGQTLVVIMGGIDLSIPFVIGFANVVAAQLYGDGWNFVLVCGLVGVLAILIGGLNGLIARSLDIQPLIVTLGIGMVVQGLVLLWTAGFPSGSAPQAVSSFVSIGGSAGPLPVPWLVPCLVVLAALVVLVLERTPYGRRLYALGSNPGAAPLALIDPVRMWMITYAASAFFAAVAGVLLLGFTGSAYGDVGQPYLFQTIAAVVVGGAALVGGRGSYLGTIAGVLVLTEINTLLIGLGFQPSAVQAALGFIIVLLVSLYGRERHVSATI, encoded by the coding sequence ATGGCTGGCCGAAATCTATTCGCGACAACCAATGCCCGTGTCGTCGGCGCCTTCTGTGTTGCCGCCCTTCTGCATCTTGCCGGCATCATCCTCATTCCGGGCTACTCCAGCCCGTTTGCGGTGCGCGCCATGCTGGTGCTTGCCTCGCTGCTCGCCGTCGCCTCGATCGGGCAGACGCTGGTCGTCATCATGGGCGGCATCGACCTGTCGATCCCGTTCGTCATCGGCTTTGCCAATGTCGTGGCCGCGCAACTCTACGGCGATGGCTGGAATTTTGTCCTCGTCTGCGGCCTCGTCGGCGTGCTGGCGATCCTTATCGGTGGCCTGAACGGGCTGATCGCGCGCAGCCTCGACATCCAGCCGCTTATCGTCACGCTCGGCATCGGCATGGTCGTGCAAGGGCTGGTGCTTTTGTGGACCGCGGGCTTTCCTTCAGGCTCCGCACCGCAGGCGGTTTCGAGCTTCGTGTCTATCGGCGGATCGGCCGGACCGCTGCCGGTTCCATGGCTGGTGCCCTGTCTCGTCGTGCTGGCGGCGCTCGTCGTCCTGGTGCTGGAGCGGACGCCCTATGGACGCCGGCTTTACGCACTCGGCAGCAATCCGGGTGCCGCGCCTCTGGCGCTGATCGATCCCGTCCGTATGTGGATGATCACCTATGCGGCAAGCGCCTTCTTCGCCGCGGTGGCGGGCGTTCTGCTGCTCGGCTTCACCGGCTCAGCCTATGGCGACGTCGGGCAGCCCTACCTGTTCCAGACCATCGCGGCCGTGGTCGTCGGCGGCGCCGCGCTGGTCGGCGGCCGCGGCAGCTATCTCGGCACGATCGCCGGCGTGCTGGTGCTGACCGAGATCAACACACTGCTGATCGGGCTCGGTTTCCAGCCCTCGGCGGTGCAGGCAGCACTCGGCTTCATCATCGTGCTGCTGGTGTCGCTCTACGGCCGCGAACGGCACGTTTCGGCGACGATCTGA
- a CDS encoding ATP-binding cassette domain-containing protein, translating to MLEIRNISKRYGETVALADASIAFRAGTIHTILGENGSGKSTMVKLLSGIVQPDSGTVLLQGRPFSGGTPSAFQAQGFATVFQEVLIAPDRSVTDNILLGLDGLVRRAVPRNERRDRAAAALKRFAVTNVPLDMPAGQLPLAAQQLVVLARAVVRDPKILILDEVTAALDFADRESVFSLMRTLAGEGCLILFITHRMDEVTSLSDRISILRGGSVVRTEERGASTPAELLKAMAPRTAAELAHG from the coding sequence ATGCTTGAAATCAGAAACATATCCAAACGCTATGGCGAGACGGTCGCGCTTGCGGACGCCTCGATCGCGTTCCGGGCAGGAACCATCCACACCATCCTGGGCGAGAATGGTTCGGGCAAGAGCACCATGGTCAAGCTGCTGTCCGGCATCGTTCAGCCCGACAGCGGCACGGTCCTGCTGCAAGGCAGGCCGTTTTCGGGCGGAACCCCCTCGGCCTTCCAGGCGCAAGGCTTCGCCACGGTCTTTCAGGAAGTGCTGATCGCGCCGGACCGCAGCGTGACCGACAATATCCTGCTTGGCCTCGACGGCCTGGTCCGGCGCGCGGTTCCCCGCAACGAGCGGCGCGACAGGGCAGCCGCCGCCCTCAAACGTTTCGCCGTCACCAACGTTCCGCTCGACATGCCCGCCGGGCAGTTGCCGCTCGCAGCACAGCAACTCGTCGTTCTTGCTCGTGCGGTCGTGCGCGATCCAAAGATCCTGATCCTCGACGAAGTGACCGCAGCACTCGACTTCGCCGACCGCGAGTCCGTTTTTTCGCTGATGCGCACGCTTGCCGGCGAAGGCTGCCTGATCCTGTTCATCACCCACCGCATGGATGAGGTGACGTCGCTTTCGGATCGCATCTCGATCCTGCGCGGCGGCAGCGTGGTGCGCACCGAGGAGCGCGGCGCTTCGACGCCGGCGGAGCTTCTCAAGGCGATGGCGCCACGCACCGCCGCGGAGCTGGCGCATGGCTGA
- a CDS encoding ABC transporter permease — protein MRPFARILSLGRSVGFAVVLLIALLAINLMLSPARFQPGSWGALVGLAAPLIGAAIASTPVILAGRGGIDISVGPLMGFVNAIVIQVLFLRAGISSPLALVPAALLIGALVGAANGFLATIVRIQPIVATLGTYLILTGVTLTILPAPIGPAPAWLKALAGPLSLLPLALMFLFWWLVRRSPYYDQLMAVGSDDRAAYTAGVDVTLVRFIAYVMTGILGGCAGLMLTALIGSADPNIGPTYTLIAIAAVALGGVSLAGGRGGVAGAAIGAVDIFLLQSVLTTFNVSTFVLQIAYGAILVLAVMLTALQERFAIGRR, from the coding sequence ATGAGACCCTTCGCACGCATCCTGTCCCTCGGCCGAAGCGTCGGCTTCGCCGTCGTACTGCTGATCGCCCTGCTGGCGATCAATCTGATGCTGAGCCCGGCACGGTTCCAGCCGGGCTCCTGGGGTGCGCTGGTTGGTCTGGCGGCGCCGCTGATCGGTGCGGCCATCGCCTCGACGCCGGTGATCCTCGCCGGGCGCGGCGGCATCGATATTTCGGTCGGGCCGCTGATGGGCTTCGTCAACGCCATCGTGATCCAGGTGCTTTTCCTGCGCGCCGGAATATCCTCGCCGCTGGCGCTTGTTCCGGCGGCGCTGCTCATCGGTGCGCTGGTCGGGGCGGCGAACGGTTTCCTGGCGACCATCGTGCGCATCCAGCCGATCGTGGCCACGCTCGGCACCTATCTGATCCTGACGGGGGTGACGCTGACCATCCTGCCGGCGCCGATCGGCCCGGCGCCGGCCTGGCTGAAAGCCCTGGCGGGCCCACTCTCGCTTCTGCCGCTGGCCTTGATGTTCCTTTTCTGGTGGCTGGTGCGGCGCAGCCCTTATTACGACCAGCTGATGGCGGTCGGCAGCGACGATCGCGCCGCCTATACGGCCGGCGTCGACGTCACGCTCGTGCGCTTCATCGCCTATGTCATGACCGGCATCCTGGGCGGCTGCGCCGGACTGATGCTGACTGCGCTGATCGGGTCGGCCGATCCCAACATCGGCCCGACCTACACGCTGATCGCCATCGCCGCCGTGGCGCTCGGCGGTGTCAGTCTTGCCGGCGGCCGTGGTGGCGTCGCGGGTGCCGCGATCGGCGCTGTCGACATCTTCCTGCTGCAAAGCGTGCTGACGACGTTCAACGTCTCGACCTTCGTGCTGCAGATCGCCTACGGCGCCATACTGGTGCTGGCGGTGATGCTGACCGCGCTGCAGGAACGCTTTGCCATCGGGAGGCGCTGA